Genomic DNA from Trichoderma asperellum chromosome 5, complete sequence:
GAGCCTTTTGGTGAACCCTTTCATCTCCTCGTGGAGTCTGTACTGTAAGAACGCTCGCAGATGCGTTTCACGAGAGAAACAAATCAGCGCCAGAAACGGACGTTTCAGCTGTCAAGTCGTTGCATGGTTGTTGTATCCAATActgctacctagtagtacccacatacatgtactccgtagattTCATGTTTTATTGTGTTTTACCAACCGTAGCTTGTTTATTCTTTCATACCCTTTTACCCTTTTATACACCCACCACTTCACTATCACTATCGCAATGAGCTTTTAGCTTTCCCAGTTTCACCATTCTTCAATACCAGTGGTTATTAGTGGAATTGAGGAAGCTGGTGGCAATCTTGAAACCGTATTCGGGGTGTATAAAAAACATTCGAACAAGTTGAAATAGGCATGTCTGGTAATAATAAACGATATATCCTATTACTAGTGCTGTTGACTATTTATTACTCCAAGCAGGGAGTTACAAGAAATCCTACATCTTATTATTTGTTCTGCTTTTCCAAAAACACCACCTTGCTGTCATAGTCGCCATTGAACTGATACTGCAGCCCGATATTCATCAGCGTCGCCCCCGAAAACGTCTGGTTGCCATCAATCTTGTACGAGGCAGAGGCATCCAGTCCctgcagccgcagcaccgGCCAGGCGTTGTTGATGTTCGCCTTGATCTGGAAATAGAACAAAACCGCCTCGCTGCCGTCCTCGGAGATGAACAGCGCAGCCGGCCAGTTGGAGTCCTCTGGCAGGCTCAATCGCCACATGTCGCCCTTGACCACAATGGGATTCACCTTCTCGGCCAGGGCAATGATGCTGGGGATCTGAGCCTTGTCGTCATCCGGCATGTTGGCCGGGTTGAGCTCGAAGCCAAACGATCCTCCCATCATGGCAACATGTGCGCGGAAAGTGATGGGCGTTGTGCGCTGAGTCTGGCCATTGGGCACCGCAGAGACGTGGGCGCCCATGGCCGACGGCGGGTAGACAAGCGAGGTGCCAAACTGAATGGCAATACGCTCGACTGCGTCTGTATCATCGGAAGTCCAGATGTGAGGGAAGTACTGCAAGACACCGGGATCAAAACGGCCTCCGCCGGATGCACAGCCCTCCCAGCGCACGTTCGGGAATCGGGATGACAGCGTCTCAAAGACACGGTAAAGGCCTAGCATGTAAGCGTAGTCAAGGCCTGGGTAAGGGGTTTCGTGGATGCCACGGTTGTTGTCCCACTTGACGTATGAGATGCTAGCGTTGCCGAGGATGTTGGACAGCGACTCAATGATAAAATCTTGCACTTCAGGGAGAGCCACATTCAAGACGAGTTGGTTTCTTGTCAGTGTCCGTGGATACGACCCGGCGTGGATTGCCCAGTCTGGATGCTCGTGATATAAGCTCGAATTGGGGTTGACCATTTCTGGCTCAAACCAGAGACCAAACTGGAGATGGTCTGAGGAATTGGCCACCTTGAGCTTGGTCACGCTGCTGACGAAATCTGGCAGCCCCTGAGGGAACCTCTTAGGATTGGCAACCCAGTCTCCGAGGCCAGCGTTGTCAGTGACGCGGGGATATTTAACTCCAAACCAGCCATCGTCCAATACAAACAGCTTGACGCCGAGTTCGGCAGACTCTTGTGCCAGATGCAATATGGTAGTATCGTTGTAGTCGAAGCCAAGGCCCTCCCAGCTATTGAGCAGGACGGGGTGCATCTGCGTCGCGAATTTGCTCTTGATAAGGTGCTCGCGGTAGAGGCTGTGGAACTTTCTTGACATTCCGCCAACGCCAGTGTTCGAAAACACAGAAACAGCCTCGGGGGTGGTAAAAGTCTCGCCTGGTCCAAGTGGCCACGACAGCTGATAGGGGTTGACGCCGATGGCAGCGCGTGTGAGGCCCTGGGAGCCCTTTTCAACCTCTACAGAGAATGAGCCTGTATACACTAGAGAGAAGCCCCAAGCTTCGCCTTGTGATTCGGTCGTCGTGGGCGTGATGAGCGAGAAGAAAGGGTTGTGTAGGTGAGACGAGTAACCAGTCGTGCTTCCAAATCTGTACACGGCGAGGCACCAACGTTAGCTAACAAGAAGCTTCATCCCAGAGTCAGATCCTTTCCTACCCCTGAAGACCGTAGTCCACCTTGCGACGCAGCCGCTTGCCCTCACGAGCCCAGTCACCTCTCAGCTCCAACATGTCAAACTCCTCATATGGGAGATCGACACTTAGACTGGCAAGTTTCTCAATGGTGATATTGCCCTTGCCATTATTGGTGATGTTGACGCTACGCACGATAGCATCATACTTGGGGAAGATTGAGTATGTCAAGTCCGCCGCCACAGAGCTGTAGTTGTCGTACATATGCACAACCAGCGTAGACACGTCGTCGGCGTCGCCA
This window encodes:
- the AGL2 gene encoding Alpha-glucosidase 2 (CAZy:PL1~SECRETED:SignalP(1-26)~CAZy:GH36); the encoded protein is MVGSPSPRRLAAALTVAARLVASVGAASPISVSGKSFALNGDNVSYRFHVDDDSNDLIGDHFGGPATEDGVFPPIIGPIQGWVDLIGRQRREFPDLGRGDFRTPAVHIKQSAGYTVSEFQYKSHSLIKGKPALHGLPSTFGDADDVSTLVVHMYDNYSSVAADLTYSIFPKYDAIVRSVNITNNGKGNITIEKLASLSVDLPYEEFDMLELRGDWAREGKRLRRKVDYGLQGFGSTTGYSSHLHNPFFSLITPTTTESQGEAWGFSLVYTGSFSVEVEKGSQGLTRAAIGVNPYQLSWPLGPGETFTTPEAVSVFSNTGVGGMSRKFHSLYREHLIKSKFATQMHPVLLNSWEGLGFDYNDTTILHLAQESAELGVKLFVLDDGWFGVKYPRVTDNAGLGDWVANPKRFPQGLPDFVSSVTKLKVANSSDHLQFGLWFEPEMVNPNSSLYHEHPDWAIHAGSYPRTLTRNQLVLNVALPEVQDFIIESLSNILGNASISYVKWDNNRGIHETPYPGLDYAYMLGLYRVFETLSSRFPNVRWEGCASGGGRFDPGVLQYFPHIWTSDDTDAVERIAIQFGTSLVYPPSAMGAHVSAVPNGQTQRTTPITFRAHVAMMGGSFGFELNPANMPDDDKAQIPSIIALAEKVNPIVVKGDMWRLSLPEDSNWPAALFISEDGSEAVLFYFQIKANINNAWPVLRLQGLDASASYKIDGNQTFSGATLMNIGLQYQFNGDYDSKVVFLEKQNK